The Rutidosis leptorrhynchoides isolate AG116_Rl617_1_P2 unplaced genomic scaffold, CSIRO_AGI_Rlap_v1 contig50, whole genome shotgun sequence genome contains the following window.
ATAAAGTCGAATCGCATGAGCAACCTCACAGACTTGTATTTCTCTCCTTTTCGGTTAAAGAGAGGTACTGCTCGGATCCCTGGTTTCAACTCAGCAACGGGCAAACAAGTTTGGCCTCCAAAGTCATCCTTCTCTGACATGTCATACTCGTGAACTTCGACTCGGAGCAAAGCTAACTCAGGAACAGTCAATTTAAATGTGAACTCTTCATTCCAAACTGGTGTCCAACAGTCTTCAATTGTCCTCGTTTTTTTCATTATCTCATCGACTGGTGCTCCTGATATACCAATCTGAATTTGGACGCAAGATGTTGAGCATATAAGATTTTTGATTGGAAATGACTAGCATCTAACTAGATGCATATTTACAATTTAACGGATTTCCACTTATTATTACCCTGGCATAGAAGTCTGGCGGTGAATACAAATCGAAATGTGTTTGTTTAAAGTCCATGTGCCATCCATCTCCCATATAGATTTTAATCTGTCAAATGAAAGGGAAATTGATGTCAAAGAATGGCAAAAGGGCAGAAGAAGAATTTCATCACAACAAAGATAGTAATTAGTCACCTTTAAGGTTTTCTTCACTGGCAAGGTTGCTTTAGGATCAAATTTCACCTCACCATCTGGACCCTGAGTCATGAGAAACTGAGGCTTTTTGACATAACCACACCCTCCATTCGCTCTGAACATTCCATGCATCAACCAAAGAGATCTACCGTATCCCTGTCAAAGGGTCACCAACACAGTTAGTTCTGGGAATCAGAAAATGTAGAGCAAAAGAAGAAATATGTACACTACAAAGATTAATGTTGTAAGTTGTAACCAATATTTTCTTTTATGAAGAACACGTCAAAGAATTCAATGGAACATGTCCAATACAGAAATGTTCAATTTCATGAATGTTTTAAAACAAATTGTCACTTGTGACTAAACAGACCCAAATTGCGGGGTATTTGAAGGAAATGTGAATGTGGAGTGGAGTGTAGATACAATTTTCGAGAAGGGAAAATAGAAGGATTATAACCTGCATGTTAAAGGCCACCATTTGAGCTCCATGCATCCAACCAATTAGTGGCTTGTAGTTGGAGGGAGTTAAACCGAGTACCCTTGGGATATATCCTCAAAATATTCTTCTGGGTAAACCTAAATGCAAAGCAAAATTCATTCAGATAGAAAATAAATAGACTTCCCACAAAAGCAATGAACTCTACAATGTGTCTTTAAAAAATAAGTCCATGGATGCTTATTTCACTACTTACCTAATGACATCTTTTCCATTAGATGTAGCAGCATTCTCAAGTGCTTGTTCACTCAAACTAAGGCGCTTGACTTTATTAGGTTCTATTTTGAGTGCTGCCTTCAGTCCACCTTTGGGTTTTCCTGCATGAATGGCAATCAGGCGTTCATATTCAGAGGGTTCTGATGAGTTCATGTCATGCCCAGAGTCCTCATCTTCATCTTCTGATTCGCTTGAGAGACTATCACTCTACAAGACAATTATACAAAATGCTTAAATATAATGAAAATGATACGAAGTACCAACATTATAATATCTGACTAGCAAATAAAAAAGAATCATCCCAAAATGATACAAACATTAATAGCAAATCACAGAATGGTGTATTTCTTCCAAAAAAATGTACCTTTTCCCCGTCTTCATGTTCAGCTGTAAGCTCTGCTGGCTCCTTTCCCCATTCATCATCATCAGAATCTTTTTCCTTCCTCGACTTAGAATTTTTACTCTTGGTTCTCTTTTTTGCTTTGAGGTACTCTTTGGGAGGTTTGGTCGATATAATAATTTTGTACTTAAGTTCTTCTGGTGAAGGGAATTCCTGTAAGCATTCAACTTCAGGAACGAACAACATATCCCCAAATGTTTGAACCACCATCTGCAAGCAGAAACACGTTCAATGCAAACATCAACGGATGAACCCTAGCTatagtcatcttgaaaatccattgaAACGGCTAAAACAATACCTCAGCAACTTTTGCCCTGAGATCTGTTGTAAGATGGTCTTCGAAAGTAATAATGACCGGATAGGGAGAAGCAGAAAAGGCATGCTCTTTAATGGATCTTAAACATTTAATGAGTTCAACTGGTGTTGTCAATGTCCTGTATCCATAAATAGTACAATGTTAAATCTCTTCCATCTTAAAGTAACTACTAATAACGTAATACTACCAAATCAAGTTACCTTCCATGAAGAACATGAACCTCATCTTCCTCTGAGTTAGGCCATAAATCAAGCTCCACTACTCTTACACCTCTGTTCAATGACTTAATAATCGGAACATCACTGCAGTCACTACTTAGTTGATTTCCAGTCAAATACGAATTGTGGCCGGTGTAGATGAAATAATGAGACAACGGAGCAGTCATGTCTTGTACACGAACCTGAGTTTGGAAACTGTTAGCAAGCACATACACAATTCATATAAAAGAGCCGAATTGATCACTATAATATTGCTTTTTTTCACAAGATTTGTTCAGAATATTTCATTTTAGTCTTCAACAAGCTCAAAGTAATCAGTTTATATACATAGAAACATTACAACAAACAAAAATAATTCTCCCAAAGAAGAAATCAAAACAGCAACATTTCCACTTCCAGTTCAATTATGATAAaattaagtcaattaaacaaaaACCCAGAAAGGAGTAAGTACCTGATTATCCATTGGAGGATTTAGATCGACAGAGAAGAGATAAAAGTAAAAATCATCAAGAGTAAGGCCATTATTCCTGGCGAATTTCTTAATGggatgtctctgcataactctatTCACGATCTGTTCGGCGTCGCCATCACCACCAACACCACCGTCCTGATGACCTTGAGCTTTGATCAGAAACTGCTGAAGCTGCTCCGCCGACATGTGGGTCCCACCGTCGGCATACTTCCTAAACTCTTCCTTGACGTCGTCCGGCGCCTCTGCTTCGGCGGTCTTGAACTTCCTAGTGAAGAACAGACAACACCTGTAATTCCCCATCCGGATTTCCCACTCAGTCGACCGTCGGCGAGATTATGACTGTGTGTGTTGGAGACTGGTTTTGATAAATTATGGTCTTTTGTTATTGTGatgaatttatttatatatatagttatttatttatagTAAAATTGATTAATGACTTTATTTAAGTCAACAAGAACACAGCGTTACTGGTCAGTCGTCAGTAGACGGCCTTTTGTTTTTCCCGCCACTCCACTCCATTTCTTTATTTATTGTTTTCATCAAAACGTGATGGTTCCAATGCTTTTTGTCTGCAGATAATCCATTCATCCGCTACAAAGTATCGTTTTATTATAAAATCTATGCGGTATTTGATTTATTTTTTTCTATCTAATTttcatattaattttaataattattttattatctttagcgtttatggatttgatataataaataatggatgtgtataaatttttattattattaatttttttttaaattcgtaaTTTTTATTACACAATATTTAAAGTGTTTTTGAAATTCGTAATTTTTATTACGCGATTTTTGAGGTGGACGGAGTGTACGGTATGAGTATACAGTTTTAGGCAAGGGAAATGGGAACTTTAGTGAATAAGCACGTGTTTGATCCTTATTTacaggttaataataataaagactaACATGGTCATTATAACTATCACACACGTTTTTCTTGGCTGAGAAAAACGTAAACTGAGAAAAGAAAGCGATAGTGTGGGTGTGAAGCCGTGTAATTAGATGGGATGGGATAACAAATCATTTGTATTTTATCTAGACTAGTGACCTCAAACTTTGAGAATCGATTTTAACTATGCGCAGAAAATGTTGAATAGATTAACTCGTTAACGTGGATAATTGATCGGTATATTCCGTATTGCCTCCAAAAaagaaaaaattattaaaaaaaatgtattttaacgATATTTATAGTAAGATGGAACACGTTTCAGAAACAAAATATTTATACCATTATCTCGGCATTTGTCTCAGTAATTAAGATTTTGGGTTCGAAAGCTTCGTATTTTCACGATGTAGGGTTAATTAACCATGCTATAATCATTATCATGTATATAATAATGTGAACGGCTCTTCTAATAAGACTAATATATTCCGTCGTcatgatgttt
Protein-coding sequences here:
- the LOC139884074 gene encoding LOW QUALITY PROTEIN: phosphoinositide phospholipase C 4-like (The sequence of the model RefSeq protein was modified relative to this genomic sequence to represent the inferred CDS: deleted 1 base in 1 codon) is translated as MGNYRCCLFFTRKFKTAEAEAPDDVKEEFRKYADGGTHMSAEQLQQFLIKAQGHQDGGVGGDGDAEQIVNRVMQRHPIKKFARNNGLTLDDFYFYLFSVDLNPPMDNQVRVQDMTAPLSHYFIYTGHNSYLTGNQLSSDCSDVPIIKSLNRGVRVVELDLWPNSEEDEVHVLHGRTLTTPVELIKCLRSIKEHAFSASPYPVIITFEDHLTTDLRAKVAEMVVQTFGDMLFVPEVECLQEFPSPEELKYKIIISTKPPKEYLKAKKRTKSKNSKSRKEKDSDDDEWGKEPAELTAEHEDGEKSDSLSSESEDEDEDSGHDMNSSEPSEYERLIAIHAGKPKGGLKAALKIEPNKVKRLSLSEQALENAATSNGKDVIRFTQKNILRIYPKGTRFTPSNYKPLIGWMHGAQMVAFNMQGYGRSLWLMHGMFRANGGCGYVKKPQFLMTQGPDGEVKFDPKATLPVKKTLKIKIYMGDGWHMDFKQTHFDLYSPPDFYARIGISGAPVDEIMKKTRTIEDCWTPVWNEEFTFKLTVPELALLRVEVHEYDMSEKDDFGGQTCLPVAELKPGIRAVPLFNRKGEKYKSVRLLMRF